A window of Daucus carota subsp. sativus chromosome 2, DH1 v3.0, whole genome shotgun sequence genomic DNA:
TCCTCTGTTTCGTTGAAAAATAAGCACTTGTAGTTGGTAATTGTGCGCAAAATTCAACATCATTCCAAAGAATTGTATTGATTTGTATTGTGACTTTGTGCGAGGCCTATATAGTTGACTTCCCTCGTCAACTTCTTTGGAAGGTAACTAACTTTATCTTTTGCTAAGCAACTACTTGGAAGGTACCTAATTTCACTTCCAAGTTCctatcattttatattaatctGCCAATCTTGTGTTAGAAATACATCTTCTCAATAATGTCTAAAGTATAGATTAACTGACAATGTTTTGATTAGTTGCAGGTTTCTATCCCTCatactaatttaatttttgaccAGCTAATTCACCGTAGCTCAGAATGCCTCGTTTTGTCAGGTCTTCTTGAGTTTCAGAGGGGAAACCCGTAACAAGTTCACATGCTTCTTGTACGAGGCACTGAAAGCCGAAGGATTTACAACTTTCATGGACAGAACTGCCATACGTGTTGGAGATGAAGTAGATTCAACAATCAAAGAAGGGATCAGAAACTCTATGAGCGCCATAATTATATTATCCCAAAATTATGCCTATTCTACTTGGTGTCTTGATGAACTTGTTCTTATCCTTGAACGCAAAAAGAACTCGAGGTACTTTATTATACCAATTTTTTATGAGGTCGAAATTCGAGATATTAAACACCAGCTCGGAAATTATGGCCTTGCGCTTGAAAAGCATAGGGCTAGGCACAATGACAAGGTAGAAAAGTGGAAAGAAGCTCTTGCAGAAGTTGGTAATATTCTTGGACAGCATGTAAAAGGGtaatttttcttccttttcttcACTGTAATTCTTGGTTTGGAGCGCAAATATGCACCTGAGTTTGAATGATAATATGTTTCTTTTATCACTTTCAGGCTGCAGAGCACCTTTATCCAAAACATTGTAAAATTGTTTCGAGAGAAATTGGCTGCCAAGTTCCCAGAATGCCGCCTTCCTA
This region includes:
- the LOC108206198 gene encoding disease resistance protein RPV1-like; translated protein: MDRTAIRVGDEVDSTIKEGIRNSMSAIIILSQNYAYSTWCLDELVLILERKKNSRYFIIPIFYEVEIRDIKHQLGNYGLALEKHRARHNDKVEKWKEALAEVGNILGQHVKGLQSTFIQNIVKLFREKLAAKFPECRLPTLEGPGSQGSSSSSMLRPKPSNYKVILYTISVNNGLGANGLVKKLLMSGNVIFEERNCSTESEYMRELEELVGNE